AATACTTGTATAAAGAATAGTTTGACATTTTATTTCTAGATTGAACCACATTGAACTCTTGAGTCTTGAAGGCAGTTCCCCTGTAAGTTTCCAAGATGAAATTAAGAACTTGTGGGCGGCCAATTCAAAACACATTAAATGAAAAGCATCAtccttttaacttttaaactAAACAAGGCAAATGACCAAATGTGGAAAAAAAGTAagagttaataaaaaaaaaatctgaatttaaACAGCATGTCAAAAATTTTGGATCATGTCATTGACTTCTGACAACAGAAAATGCaaaaagaacagaaaattACTCCGCAACTTGCACCCTAACAACCAAATTTTTAGGTTCCATTACTGAACACATCAGTTTGTGCTGACTCCAGTCAGCTTTCTGACACTTTTCGGTGCAATAAGTCATGGTTTTGCATCTAGAGCAACGCTTCATTGTAGCATTCGATTTCTTTCCGCATCCATAAAAATTACACGTGAACTTTTTAGAATCTTTCTTCGAATCCGAGTTTTCGACTGGGAAGTGATCAAGGTACAAGGGAGAGACGAAAGTTGCCAAGTAAGGACTGTACTTTCCCAATGGGAGATTCTCTTCTTGCCATGCGCTCGGCTTCATTTTAGTGGAATTTAAGCGAAACACATAGCGCAACAGATCGGTCGAATCATCAACATTAGTCCAAAGTATCATGGGAGTCTTGCTACTTTTGTCTCTTGGCCGAAATATACGCTCAAAATCTTCTTTAGCACTTTTCGCATTCAAGAGTCCGtttttgatgaatttttcGGACAAACGGGTATCCAAAACAGAAAGCAATATCATTGGACTGCTGAAAGGAGAAGTTATGATTGGGAGATGAGCtcgtatataaaaaaatggaacatcATTTGTTGAAGAGACAGATTGAAGCTGACCGGGGGCAGGAACTttgtgaatttcaaaaaattcgcaaCGATCAGGCTGAACTTGCATAAGTATAGTGCCAATGAGATTGCGGGCATTTTCAATGGGAGAAAGCAGTCTGACTTCTGGAAGATGCACAGAATTCCCAAAAATGTTTAATCCCAAATAGTTTTTGAGTCGATCAAATCCTTTTTGATTGGCGACATGGAAGTAAAGatcatccttttttttgggaTCCGACTCTTTCCACAACTTCAATTGGTCAACGTCCCACTTTGGTTTGAGATTGAAATCGTAAGGCCATGGCTCATGTATAGCTTTCTTCAAAACCACTCTGATGGAGCGATCAGTACGACGGAGTGTGGCATCTATAGAGTCGACCAAAATAGGGTGAGGAAAACATAATGTAAGAGGCTGCACTCCTTCGGGTTCTGCAAGGGAAAAGGTGACCCTGTGTCCGGCCTCGCAGGGACGTAGCTCATCAGATGAAACATACAAGCCTATCCATGAAACaaatcgtaaaaataaaacatttcaattaaacaaaacaaaaatcgttACAATGCTAGTTAGTACCTTTCGGAACACCTTCTGTGTGCACGCTaatgttgaagaagaaatctTTCGGTGATTCTCGACAGTTCCCTGCTTGCATAAAAGAGTTTTTGGGAGCCATTTCCGAGCAAGATGACAGTTGTTTCTTTGTTGAGCTTGGCACTTCTAAGGTTTCTTGTTCCATATCGTCAATCATGCCAAGAAACAGCATAACCGTGCTCGAATACATTTCCATAATCACTGCGCAATGATTGGGTTTCAGTCCATGCTCTTCAGGGAGAACAAATATCAGTTGTAATGTAGGAAAGACGCGATCGGCCGTTTTTCCATGGATcttgaaatggaaattatCGATGAAGTATacatctgaatttttttctatggaaccagattttttttttgcgatcCAACGATCGAAAGGGATCACCATGACACGCAACATCGGAGCTCTAAAATTGTCctggaaaagattttcaatctCAGGTGTTAACGGTTGATTGGCAATGACTAATGTTAATGGATGTTGGTTCGCCCGTGCTTCGATTGTTCTTCTTGTAAGCGTAAATTGAGAGCCTTTATCTGCGAAGTTGGCCTTCAATAGAAGATTCTGGAAATCTTCTCGATTTTCTAAATGCGACACTAAATTCCTGACCATATAACAGTAGGTTAGAGGAGTGTAACACCTGAAGAACTTTGACTTCAATTCATCCAACGTTGTTTCGTCCTTCTCAAAGTAACactttttctcaaaattcttCAGATAAAGTTCAAGCGAAGGGGATAATCCAAGTGTTACATTCTCGAACCGAGGAGCTCGACGCCAAGTTAATGTTATTTCTGGAAATCCGTCTTCATTTCCTCGTGTGGTTATTACATTCGATCCCAATGTTGCATCGTTAGCAGGTCGAACTCCATACAGGGTGGGTATCATGCTAAGTGGAGCGCAAAGAGCTTCTTCGATGTAACCAGCAATTGAAGATGCTATACTGAACCATCCATCAGTGCTTTCGGTAATCATCAAAGCATCGGGTGACCGATAGTCAAGTCTTGGGCTGCTTGATACAATTAAGTTGGCCAGTCCGACTTCATCCGCAAGGGTAGAACAATCGATGACGTCAAACATTTCAGAAGTACCACTGAGACAGAATTGTAGGTTGTCACTCCAATGTATATGGAAATTAACACAATTTTTCAGGTGTCGATAGGAAGATACTAAATTCTTGAGCATCTTCTGGCAATATAATGTGGCAATGTTCTCCtcgtttttttccaacttgtcCAAAGGTAGCGGTAGGAAACCCATAAACGGACTTGAGTAAATGTTTACCCGCCAACGAGGTGTTTTAGCCAAAGACAAGGCATTTTCTAGTTCGAGAAGAGTGGGATTAACAGCGACACTTTTGAGTGCTGTAATTCTTGAATTGCAACTTCCTGTTCGATAATAACGTTCGACTTCCTTAATTAGCTTGCTCTTCAGTACTTCTGGGAAATCTGAGATTTTCATTGCCACTGCAAGTTTCGAGGTTAATTGCCGTAACATAGGAGATTCAGGTAACTTGTTCATTTTGGCTTGGTATTCAAGCATCTCTTTGCCGATTCTTCCACCACCATTAATAAATTCTTGTCTGTTaagttaaaattgattttcagaaTTAAATGGCAGAAACAAGATAAATATATTAGATAATCCTACCTGCTTTTCAggactttttcaatttctggtGATTTGGTCAGTTTTGTTAGAGATGACAGCCAATTCCGCCACATATCTTTTAAATCCTTAAGTTGATTGCTATCAAATTCTAAATTATGTTCAGGCAATCCTGTCTTGATGAGTTCATTGACATCTTTTTCAAATCTATCAAGAGTTGTTTGGGGCCACTCTAAATTGTACCACAGATCCCACAAGTATTTCAGATCTTCAGAACAGTTCACATTAAAATTGCTGGGGGATGATATCACTTTCAAAATGAGAGCATTTCTTGCCAAGGAATATGGACAAGAGTGATTAAGGTGAATGTTCAAAGTACCATTATTAGTGGTCTTGCTTGCTATTGTTAGAAGCACATTATGCAAATCATGGCAACCAAGAAAGAGAatctggaaaaataataaaggtattatcaattaacatatttaTTCCATCTTTTCTACTAATGTATTGAATTATATTtacctttgtttcttttctttttgagcctTTAAAGTCTTTTAGGGCATTTCTTGTTAGAGCCCTACCTAGTGGATAGTACAGGGGCTGGTTTTCATCAAAACGTTTTCTCGctggagaaatgaataaagccATTTCAAACCTTAAACAACACATTTAACAAAGTTACAGTAAGTCAAGCATGTCTTTAATTCTTTACAATAAAAACCAGAAATTAACAGAACACATGCTTACCTCTGATTGTTTATTGGCTTATTGACTTCTGATCTTTTAATACCTCAGAGAACCCTTTTGTGCAAAGTAAATAAGTTATGGGATGCACACAGTTCAAGATAATCTTAAAGATGAAACATTAAATTTCGGTTAACAAGGCATCACTTTAACagattgaaaagaaacatcTACGGTCACGCTACGATAACACACCTTATGTTAATCACGCTGTGAATTCAAGGCATCAGACGGAAGGAGTGCAACAGTGCATGAATGGCGTCTTCTCAACAATGAACAATGACCATAGCCTTCTTCAGTTACGGCCACAGAGCTGTGATTCACCCTGGGTGTCAATTTTGTTCGAGCCACCCACCGACCCTCAGATGCCTGTGGCGGTTATACCTATTCACATGCGTTGCCATTTTACGAAAGTATGATTTTAAATTCCTGTTTTCCGCAaaatctttgttttgtttataccAAGATTCACTGAGAGTAAGTGATTGGTAGCCTAGAGGGTATAGCGGGTGATTCTCATAATGGAAGTGTTAAGTTCAAATCTGTGTGGGTCATTAtacatttttaatcatttttccttgtgttttctatatttttaaaacaaaatagatggaatgcctagattctgtaaaaaaatgcgagtttaaacaaaatctgaatttgttttctttggcaaggacttagaaaaaaaaacaaattcagattttgttttaaaaaatgtgaaaaaactcgcattttttacagaatctaggcattccatctattttgttttaaaaatatagaaaaaacaaggaaaaatgattaaaaatgtaTAATGATGTATAATGAGGGAAGAagttttggaaaaagaaaagctcactgaatatttgttattttcttgggaaaatatttaaattttaagaatTAAGAGGGAAAACGGGAGAAACACCGATGCCATCTACCGTCAACGACAAATCGAAAGCTCTGGCAACTCTTGATTCTCTGcttcttgttttgttggtGACTTGGTGTGCTGGAGCTGGACTGCTGGTGACTGGCTGGTGATGAGCAGCAGATGAGAACCGTACCGAAGCATGTTGGATCAAAACCTACAAACTGAAAGCATGATTAAAAGCACGTTGCTGAAAGCCTGATTGAAGTGAACTAACTGTAAtagtttttacgtttttttatGTGACTCGTGTAAAACGGAAATGAACAGAATTACCTGAAGGAACACGTACATTTCCACATATATTTTCACATGTCCATCGTCCCTTTGTTTGGTTGCTTCGAAGTGTTACCACTCCATCAATCCtgattttcaagttatttataCCTGATGCAACAGCTTCCATGTTGTTGGCTGATTTTGACACAAATAGTAACCAATTAAGGTAAAGGTATACATTTCTTGCTTTTTTCTATCTCATTTTATCGTTGGTAAAAGCCTTTCTGCCTTTATTTAGTCACAGCCATTATTTGTGGAACACGTGAAAGAAAAGCAATAACATATGTTATAGCACAGTGAAGATTTGGAAACCTATTACGAGGCCACCACAAGTCATGAACCTTGCTTTCTACTTTCAACTTCAAAGAGTGGCTGCAACATCGAAGAGAAGCTTCAGCATCAATCAGTAGTAAGTTCTAATAACAcctgtaaattttcattttgagtgTTCATATTCTATTTGTGATTTGTGATGGGTAACTTTATTGTTGCAAACAGCACAGTATGATTGCAATGTGAATTTTTCAATGCGTGTTGAATTTTCCCGCTTTCAGACAAAAACTAACAAGAGCTTAGGATATTTAGTTCCTAGATGGCAGTAAAGTTCCCtccttttaaattttcaaaaacaagtATTGAAATTCTATTAGCTAAGAATATTGGATAATCTAAGCCAATAACAGTATTTAAATGCTTTAATACCCACGTAAAAAGAAAGTTCTTTCCTCTAGCTCGAGTTGTCCATTGTTTATCCTTACTGCGTTTGGCCACCTCCCCTGGTATATCATGATTAAATGAACAATGAACCAGTTGGTaataactgttaaaataactgttggtggagagaaaaaggaaattcgtCATCCTGTAGCGACAGGTAGCCATTTGTTAAGTGTTGAGTGCTTGGCTCCGTGATGGATCGCCGCTAACGTAGTACAAACTATTGTTAAACAATAACCTGTCCACTTCATCATATCGCATTTTGTATCGTATCGCacattcacaccaaagcatttGGAAGCAAAATGCCGTATTTGACATGTCCACATCCATCCATCACTTGAACGGACGATTGTAACCAACAAACCCGCACTGTGCATGTGCACCCGACTTGAATTGAAAGCTCTTGTTACTTCATTATCTTCACATTGGAGTATTTCACGTTTCTCTCTAAAGTTTTTAGGCATATTTGCTAAGGGAACCCAAGCGTGCGGAGTGAAAAACGTATCAAGTTACAAGAatcaatttaataaaaaaccgaAACTGGAAACTAGAAATCGTCCTCTCGTTCGTACTACCAGTTTGCCAaagaagttcttttttttttcttattcgtttGATCATTCGagtgtttttatttatcgATGGCCTTCCTTTTTCGTCTTCCCCTCTCGGCGGAACGACCGTCTACTCACATACCGCACGATTGATTAAATCACGTTTGATTGAATAATAGAAAGGAAGTAGCCCATGTTCGATGCATTGGGCAGCCAACTTGCAGCTCGGGGCCGTGGCGTAGCCTACTGGTGGTAAATAATAAAGAGCAGCCCAGCGGTATTGATTCAGCCCTGCACAGGCTCGACTGATCGAGTTTCACGAGTACCAATCGCCGGTCTTACGTGATTGCGATGATGATGGATGATCAATCTTGAGGAGATGTGTGTCGCGTGCGGATCGGATGACACACCGTACTCACTCGTGCGGGTTTGAAGGGACTGTCGATGGACTTTAGAACCTCCGATAGATGGCATTCGCTAAAGACAACAAGCAGGGGAGGGAGCTAATAATCcaagttgtattttttaataaatatccCAGCGAGTTTTAATCGCTGTTTTTCGTCGACTGAATTCGGTTAACGTGATCTATCGgtggaaatttgaatattctaATCTTAATTGTACCTCGTGCAGCCGCTGATTTCGTATACCGGCGTGATTTAACGATGTagtaaaaaaatgggaaagaaagaaacgaattGAATAGGTCTTCTCTATCTTTCGCGTGGAGAAAAAGGTCGTAAATTTACGCAATCAAATTCTGTGGTATCATTTAGGGGTGACTGATATGTTTTTCCAGGTATGGCAAAGACCGACcagcttccttttttttttgaacttttctgGTGGAAGGAAGAGAAACGAAAGATTGCGGGACGTTGGGAACGGTCGACTATAGACCGACGCCCATCACTTCAACTTttaaaacggtttttttttgtgttcgcATGCGGCGTGTATGTTCTGTGTGCTCAAGGGTTATAGACCATCTTTTTCCTAGTCCCAACAGATGTCCAGTTCTTTTCTATACGTGTACTAATGCGTGATGGTGGCTGGTACTTATGTCAACTCATTATCATCTCGTCATTCCTGTTTTGGTTCTTTTACCTATATTTTAACTCTCCGACTCTTCAACCTTGTCGACTCATTGACGGACCCCGATAAGGTGGACACTGCACAACAGTCTGAATGAGTCTTGATCACTCTCTAATGTTACTCAATCCTTTTTAATTACCATCAAAAGAGTTGTTAATGAGCCCCGAGCCTTCGTGCAACGCATCTTTGTCGGGATTGAATTCGATGGTGAAGGCAAATTTGGGCAAATTGTAATTTATGACGAAAGAGGGGTAAAACGTCTTCAACACGTGAAAGTTACACccgaaaggaaggaaggagtCTTTTTAAGGCGTGCCGTATTGTAACAAAATATTATTCGTGATTTTGTGTAGACTACTGGGCCATTATTTACTGGCAAGTGCCAACCACAAaacggacttttttttttacttttcattttatttatttattatcctCCGGTGGTTTATGTGTGTCAGTTCTCGGTTTCGTCGAGTTCCCCATCGactacattttcttttattcttgcaCAGGCCGTGATAGAAACGAACGAAATGTAGTCCCGTTGCCTTTTGCTGAACTTTGTCAATAAAATTGGGTGTGTGGATGGGAGATGTTGCAACCACAATGCGGTCACACCCATAAAAGGCGAAGGCTAAAAACACCAAACATTGCAGTGGGAATCtcaccaaattcaaaaaagggaaaaggaaatgatttgagttttggtttttcaacATCACGTGCAACAGCCACTAGCTTTAGGAAATATTTTGTCCGTTCAATCTACGTTTCCATCGAATTATTGaaactaattgaaaaataccTCATTCCTTCTTttatcttctcctttttttcaattatcgGAGCCTTTCGAATCGGCGTCAGAGTTGGGGCAGACATGGGCGTTGAAATGACACGCCGATTTCGTTTGATTGAAATGCATTGCACTATTCCATGTCTCCCGATTCTCGTTCagcccagagagagagaagagatttCCAGTGC
Above is a genomic segment from Daphnia pulicaria isolate SC F1-1A chromosome 8, SC_F0-13Bv2, whole genome shotgun sequence containing:
- the LOC124310882 gene encoding uncharacterized protein LOC124310882, which gives rise to MALFISPARKRFDENQPLYYPLGRALTRNALKDFKGSKRKETKILFLGCHDLHNVLLTIASKTTNNGTLNIHLNHSCPYSLARNALILKVISSPSNFNVNCSEDLKYLWDLWYNLEWPQTTLDRFEKDVNELIKTGLPEHNLEFDSNQLKDLKDMWRNWLSSLTKLTKSPEIEKVLKSRQEFINGGGRIGKEMLEYQAKMNKLPESPMLRQLTSKLAVAMKISDFPEVLKSKLIKEVERYYRTGSCNSRITALKSVAVNPTLLELENALSLAKTPRWRVNIYSSPFMGFLPLPLDKLEKNEENIATLYCQKMLKNLVSSYRHLKNCVNFHIHWSDNLQFCLSGTSEMFDVIDCSTLADEVGLANLIVSSSPRLDYRSPDALMITESTDGWFSIASSIAGYIEEALCAPLSMIPTLYGVRPANDATLGSNVITTRGNEDGFPEITLTWRRAPRFENVTLGLSPSLELYLKNFEKKCYFEKDETTLDELKSKFFRCYTPLTYCYMVRNLVSHLENREDFQNLLLKANFADKGSQFTLTRRTIEARANQHPLTLVIANQPLTPEIENLFQDNFRAPMLRVMVIPFDRWIAKKKSGSIEKNSDVYFIDNFHFKIHGKTADRVFPTLQLIFVLPEEHGLKPNHCAVIMEMYSSTVMLFLGMIDDMEQETLEVPSSTKKQLSSCSEMAPKNSFMQAGNCRESPKDFFFNISVHTEGVPKGLYVSSDELRPCEAGHRVTFSLAEPEGVQPLTLCFPHPILVDSIDATLRRTDRSIRVVLKKAIHEPWPYDFNLKPKWDVDQLKLWKESDPKKKDDLYFHVANQKGFDRLKNYLGLNIFGNSVHLPEVRLLSPIENARNLIGTILMQVQPDRCEFFEIHKVPAPGQLQSVSSTNDVPFFYIRAHLPIITSPFSSPMILLSVLDTRLSEKFIKNGLLNAKSAKEDFERIFRPRDKSSKTPMILWTNVDDSTDLLRYVFRLNSTKMKPSAWQEENLPLGKYSPYLATFVSPLYLDHFPVENSDSKKDSKKFTCNFYGCGKKSNATMKRCSRCKTMTYCTEKCQKADWSQHKLMCSVMEPKNLVVRVQVAE